tttaacagtctCTTTACTTTTtgtgttgaatactttttcactGTTTTGACACTCTgattttggttttcattattttagtaaTGTTCTCTAGATTTTAAcatattacttaatatttatagaaatattgtCTTACTAAGCAAGACaagaaaaacagttttaagaTGAGGGGTCCAGATCTGAAAAGCCTTCTGCAGCATTGCCTCTAGATGACTTAATTATCTTGAATGCCTTAAAAGTaataactttaataataataacactaataaatatgaaatattttaagtaatgataATTGTAATAAAGCAATACTGCATGCTCAAAGGATTTTGTGAACAATGCATGAGGTATTACAGTGACCACAACAGGCACATGGTGAAACCTGACAAAATATTACCTGCTTTTATTAGCTATTTATGATGCtaaggaataaataaatcatgCATGTTTACTATTGCTGCTATACTATGagaaattcagagaaataaaacacTCCAAAGCATAAGAAAAAGTACAGTCAATAACATTAATGTGTATTTCTTTTGCATATGAGTAAATCATATTTTGAGGAActcaaaaaaaaacttaaagatcCTATAATATCACCCAAAGTAAAATCTTTACATAAGCAAACAGTTATAAGGGAGGAAAAAACTAGAGCTTTGTGGGGTGGtcctataatttttaaagcatattttactAGAGTTAAAcacaacaaacagaaaacaaaaagatattgcAAAAAGCATTTTAGTTCCAGTTTTAAAGTAATTCCTGATCTTCTGAGGGAAATTCAGAAGCTTTCCCCATAGAATTTTATATACTGAGAGACATAAAAGCAAAGCAATAGAgttatggtttaaaaatattttcatagttaaAACTAGGTACTAACAGATACATTTGTACAAtcaatacttttttaatttttttattttttagttgtagttgaacacaatttatttatttatttatttatttatttatttatttatttatttatttattatgtggtgctgaggatggaacccagggcctgacacatgctaggcgagcactctattgctgagccacaaccccagcccatacaattaatactttttaaaaaatgccagcaGGCTCTCATATGGTATGATGATTTAACTTTAGCATTATACcaagtataaaattaaatgagCACCATTATAATTTTGGCTAATTACACATTATTACTTATGCCTCCTATTTACAAACTAAAGGATTATAAAAATGTAACACAAAAATATCAAGTCACAAATAAGTTGTTACCTATTATAACATGCTCCAAGTCATGACTTATTGAGGATGAGTAAAAGGAAAAGGCTTTTTCTTTAGTCCTTAAGCCTATGACACAATTTCCACAGTAGTATTTCTTTTCATCCTCTAAAGATTTCCCTTTCAtgataacattattttctttcagcttgGGATTTCTCTTTGTAGAAGGTGAACTGACAGTGCTGATGATTTGTACCATTGCCCATAGAATAGCAGTCTCCACCCAGGTGAGAACTGCAGATTGTTCCTACTTTACCACTGGTGCCTCCCTCTGATGGTATCCAGCATGTGACCAGCAGCAGAAGTGAAGCCATACTGACCCCAGACCAGGGTACCTTTCCATTTGACTGAGCCCATGTAGTAATTTGCAATAACTAGACACCTGGGTAACTTGCAATACCTAGAGACAAATTGGAAGACTAGACAGAAGACTAGGCATTTAAATGTTGATTGTCCCAAGTTCTTTAGTTTCTTGTTCCTTTGTGTCTTCAgtgagaagaaataagaaaaggaagcTTTAATGTTTAGCATTTTAGAGTATCAAACACGGATCAGGTTGTGGCTGAGGCCTTGTGCTTTGGAGCTGCTGGATCTGAGCTTGAAATCTTGCAATTTGAGCTTGATGGATCAAATTGAGCCTCTGGGCTTCTTCCTAAGTGAAAATAGTCATAATAATACTTAGCAAAAAGTAAGGTCTGCTTCATTTTGATTGCTTTTTGACTTGTCCTTATTTCCTTTAATCTACAGGAACAATAAACAAACAGTACCTGAATCTCCCTCTTCCACTAATTTACCTCCAGCTTACTTCTGTAGTTATTCACATTGGTCTTCCTCTACCTCCAGAAACATTGTTTCAGTCCCTGAAATGTTGCTGTCTCTAGAATTCCATCCCAGGGCTCCCTTCCCAATTACACTACACAATTTCCTTCAGTAATCTTCGTTACATCTTGACCTCAATTCTCTATCCCTATCTCTTTCcaatttttaggaaaatattgaCTATGTTTGTAAGAgaagaaactgaaacaaaagcaCAATGTCTAGGTGATATGCAATCAGGAGAGGAGTCTGGACCTTAGATGAGGGATATGTTCCAGGTCAATATACTTTGGAGGGAAAAGTACAAGAAAAGATTGAGCAGATCAAACACCAAGATTGCCAATAATGCCTTTCAGGAAAAAGCTACAATCCCCAAAATGCCACAGGGTAGTTACTAAAAAAATGGGTACCCATAGTTTTCATGTTAAGTCAGGGCAAGGTTGGGATTTTGTCTGAGGTGCTCACATAGGAATTCTCCAAGGATCTCGGGAGCAGCCACACTGCGGTTCCCACTCACAGGAGAGACAGCTTCATTGACTCACAAGACTGTGAGATACTGGCATTTAGTTATTTCCTTGAGACCTCGATTACCTCATATAAAACTTAGGATAAAATACTTCTGCTTCACAGTAAGTAGATTAGATGAGAGAATGCATGCAGAGGGGTTTGTACAGGGCTTAGGAGAGAAGAACTCCTGCTTATTGTGTGATGATAAACTAAAGGACTTGATGAAACAAGGCCATCAACCAGAGATGACAAGAGCAAAGACACTGCTATATGAAATTGACGTAACAAGGTATGATCAAGACAAAGGATTGACCAGTGAATTAACAAATTAACAGAAAAGGCTAATCACTGTGGGACAGAAATGCCTCAgtctatatataaaaaattatatttttactctATGCCAAATACCATTCTAAATGCAAGTACTAATGCATTTCATTatcacaatataaaatatatgaaactgtCATTTCCATTCTATACAAGAATAAAAGgagacacaaagaaaataaataaatagcttgcTTAAACCATGCATTTGGTAAAGTTGAGCTTGATGCAAACCCAGCTGTCTAGCTCCACAGACCCTACTTTGAGCCACCATAGCAGTCTGCATCTCCCCAACGGCCACTCTTTCATGCCTTCATCCTTTTAGGGAAGGGCCAGAAACACAATCCTGAGAAGCAACAATTAATCAATACCTGGAGTCGACGTTCCTGTTCCCTCTGTTGCTGTGCCTGAAAGTTTGCTTTATCTATCTCCATTTGTCTTATTTGCTGCCGATGgagtctctccctctcctccatcaTTTTCTGTTTCTGCCTACGAATCGCCTCCAgcctttctgcttcagccttggCAGCCTCTGCTTTTATATGTGCctctgaagagaaagaagaaaaggtaaaacaaaacaaaacaaaacaaaacaaaaaaccctggagAACTGTTCTGTCCCTCCCTTGGGCTTCCCACTCTTATTTGTTATTGCTCCAACCCACAGAGAAAATTCCCTGGCACTGTTTTTCCTTCAAGATAACCATATTGCAGCTGATCCTGCCATACTCAGGTACCACCTGTGGGGATAGGACACCTCTTTGCCTGTCTTATTCTAGTTGAATGATCTCAGCTGGGCCAGAATATATGAATTTCACATTTTTGGACACTTTTTTTGTCTCTCTTACTTTGTTTCTGTTCTCTTCTCACCTTTCATCTCCTTTTCCTTGGCTGTGAGAGCCTGGTCTGTCTGTAGAACAGCTTTACTCACAGACTCTTTGGACTTTAAATACTTTTGCAGAGCGTTCTTAGCCTAGGAACACCAAAAACACACAGTTAGAACTTGGCAGTGGTGATTGGCAAGGTGATAAAATCACGTTTTTTGTTCCATAAAGCATCTTTTCCTCTTAGAAGGTGCTCTGTCTCTACCTGATGGAGATGTCCATCAAGCCTCTCCACAGGTGGGGTTCAGAACGTGTCAGGGCAATTAAGAGCACCCAACACCACTAGATGAAAAAAACTCACTGCAACAACAGTGTTTGCTCTGTCACCAAGGTAGTAAGGATCGGTTGACCTCACACCCAGTGGTATCTCTTTGTTGTCATGTCGGGCAAGCCTTTTTGAAAATAGAGCCAATAGTGAGGGAAATGGAGCACAATAATGAAGAAGTGCTGGAACATCAAaaggaagcaggagaattgcTGACACTGTTTCAACTCTGGAATGTGTTCACACTTGAAACTAAAGAGCAAGCACAAAATACCCATGCATACTCATTCAGTGACAGTGAGTCTGAGGCAGAGACATCAATTCTCATCTCTATTCCTCTAGACATTTCCTTTCTCCTGTCCTCAATGGCTTATTAGAGAGGCCCCAGAAATTCCCATAATTAATAGACAGAACCAGGGATACCTGTATTCCTTTCCTGGGCTGCTGATGGTACTTTGCCTTCAGCTCCTCTGTCTTCTGAAGGTAGAGAGTATGGCCTCCTGGCTTAGAATAAACCCCCTGCTTCACTGCTTCTTCCAGAGGACCAAAAATATCCTGAAGCAAAGCTGAGCAACGATCTGAAGAGACTTCTTCGTTCTGTTTACAAATGTCATTCTGCTTTGCATCTAGTAGGGTCTTCAAAGGGACAGGAACCCACAGAGGTGTTAAACATACCTCAGTActtctgaaatttatattttaaagtctctatttttcttagaaattccAAGGACTATACCCTTGCCAGCAATCCTGGAGGAAGTTGCAAGGACGAGAgtctatgaaaaaatatttacatttgtcTATGAAATATTCCGAAATTCCTGtgtcttttaatttctgcttAAATGTGATCTTAAGACCACAGACCCCTAGCCTCAAGCCCTCATTTTAAATGCAGCCTACTGTTTTCCAACATTTTCCTACATCAAGCAGAAAATAGATTTGAATAATTGGTTGGAATAATGTCAGTTTATTCTATTAATCCTAATCGTAATTTAGTAGATACAAAGGACAGTTTTTCTCTGCTTAATtaatgaaaaacaagaataatattttgcaaatgttttaaaGGAATGAACCAATCAATCAAATTAATTCCATGGATGTTAAATGGTAAATGTGAGCTGTGTGACTATGTGAAAAATTCAGACTGTAAAAGTCCCagaatatttacacatttttgttttcagaaggaAAGTATATCGTGCCACATTAATGATCACCATTGTTTTCCAATACAGAAGGAATTGCTTTTCTTAAACCATTCCTATTGTATCATTCATAGCAGTATTGTTCATTCTATTAACCCAATGCCcatgaacaagaaaaataaataattaccttTAATTCTTTCTGGAAACTTTGGTCCTCATCCTTGAAAGAGTTCTCTGTGAAGATTTTTATGGCCTCTCTCTCACTGGCCCTGTGCAGGCCCAGCAGCTCCTGGAGGGTATCTGTGGGCAGCTGCACCTTCTGGCCCATCAGCTGGTCATAGTGGGCAAGTGCCCTTTTTATTGCAGCTGCATTCTCTCtctgggccagggccaggactGCGTTGTCCATGCAGGGCAGATCTCCATTGTTGATAGCGTTGACATAGGTCAGCACCAGGCTCTCCAGACCTGCACAGAAGGAAGAGATGCTTctgttctctgaaaaaaaaatctatgatctATGTCATTAATTCTGAGACCATTCATTGAACAATGTATTACCCCCAAATTCTCAGCATTCTGAATAGGATCCAAGTGTCCCAGACAAATTCCTTTGGGAAATAGTGAGATTAAGAAGGCAGGTATTTCCTTCTTAGGAAAATGAAATAGGAGTCAGAGGATAAAGACAGGAAAAATGTCTAGAAGTAtatcattatttaattatatgcagAGAAATAAGCATATGATCATATAAAAGTCATGCATATTCATGAAACATATAGTTCTAGGAATTGagcacaggggtgcttaactactgagccacatcccagcactttttatgtttgttttttttttttccagacagggtctctcctagctgcttaggatctcactaatttatatatatatatatatatatatatatatatatatatatatatatatagagagagagagagagagagagagagagagatgcataaGCAGTTACCATCATGCAaatcatatgcaaatatatatactGGTATGGTATctccatatatacatacatacactggTATGGGAGATGCCATTCCCTGAAAAAGGGCAAATTGAATAAATTAGAACAATATTCCTTTATTCTTAGTTAGAACTTCCTTGTTTTACTTCTTTGTCATTTGCACTTCACTTCCGTGCATAATATAGTGATTATTTACAAAGCTGTGAAACATAGAGTTGTTATAGAAAGCTACAGGAAGAAGTGTGATTAGATATTTTTAGAGGCTCTAGACCACTTGGGGCATAGTTCAACAATTGTATCAACCAAGTTGCATTTCTAAaaggaatatatttataatttgtgcCTTCAAACCTTGTAACATACCTTAAAAATCCAATATATTTGTTAAACAAATGCTGCCAACACATATGACCTAATATAGGTCAACAGTGGAAGATGGAAGGATACAACATCTTTAACTTCATCTTAtcctcattttcttatttcatgcAACCTTAAAGGCATTACTAAAACAAATACTAGAGATATGTTTCATATTCACTCTAAGTTTACATGGTGCATATGATTTGCATGATGGTATTTGAAGATATATTTAACTGAGGATCACCAAGAAAATGTGCACCATTATAATTTTGGTAACTGCTTATATATCTCTCAAGGTTGGCACAACAAGGACCCTCCTATATATCTCTTACACATTATTCTGAGTAGAAGGAAAATCCTTGAAGAGGTACTCACGAGGGCCATTGACCTTGATGCCTCCTGGAAgaatcttgatcttggacttggtAAAGACGTGGGAAGAGAATTCTGCCACTTGTTGCACAAATTCAAGACTCAGCTCATCATCCTGCAGTGTCTCTAGCTGGGAGACCTTCTTCTGGTGAGTGGGTGTGTCAAAGACAAAGCACTTCTTTGTTGGAAAGAACTTTTGAATACACAACCGGGGCAAATTGAAAGTTTGTGTTCTTTGATCACTACCTGGAGAAGGAAAGacaggatttattttctttagaattttcacTCGATTTAATACATTGTCCTTGAATATGTGTCTTTTTTCTTGGTCATCCTCAGTTAAATATATCTTCATATACCCTAAGCAAACAGAGTAAATGTATGtaatcagaaaaaggaaaaaaggaaagaatatttttccCAAGAAAAGGGAGTAATAAAGTTTGATATTGAGCCTATGAGttcattgaaaattaataatattcattatGTATTCTGAAAAACAGCTATGttgataaataggaaaaatatacatttagcCTTCTACCCAAAACATATCATTTCTTGGgttacttttcttcctcttttcaaaaCAGAAGCCCAATTACCTTTCTTTATCTTTAGTGAATTCTCCAGGTATTCATCTGCTGTCATGAGTTGTCCGTCTATTTCCAGGCTTAGGTAGAAATCTCTTATAGTCCACACCAAGTCTGGAAAGAAGCTTACAATGTCATCAGCATCCTTGTCTCCAAGATCAAGTGACTTTCTTGCCCTGAGTAGATCTGTCAGTTCTGTCACATTGCTGAGATGATTAAGGAAAACTAGCAGAAATAGCACAGCATCTAAGCCCATATTTGATCCCATGTTCCCCAAACCTGCATTTTCCACTTGGCAACcagccaaataaacattttctcatcaGAGAATATGAGGGCTCTTGACTGTACATTCAGTGTCTACACATTTTCATTTGGGGGATTTACAAAGTCTCATAGACTTGCAGCTGGTGAGTGGTGTTCTCTGTGGCTTTGGTGCCATCCTGAACCTCACAAGGATACTGCAGTAGGTCAATAGCCCCCTGGTCAATTTTGTTCATGGTGTTGTATACAAAGATGCTGCTCAGAAGGATTGCCAGAGCAAAGATCTGGGTATCATTCTTATCATCATCCTAGAAGTCAAACAAATTTAAGTCATGTCAAACAGCATTCCCAAATGCACaatcattaaaaatagaatcCTGATATACAAATGTTAAGCAGGGAAAACACAAGTGATTGTCAGACACATGAA
This genomic interval from Urocitellus parryii isolate mUroPar1 chromosome 11, mUroPar1.hap1, whole genome shotgun sequence contains the following:
- the LOC113176957 gene encoding guanylate-binding protein 5-like isoform X1, which codes for MGLHDHQNQQQQQRNPQQSNTPDMTSETYMPGPMCLIENMEGQLVVKQEALQILSAITQPMVVVAIVGLYRTGKSYLMNQLAGKKQGFSVGSTVQSHTKGIWMWCVPHPEKPGHTLVLLDTEGLGDVEKDDDKNDTQIFALAILLSSIFVYNTMNKIDQGAIDLLHNVTELTDLLRARKSLDLGDKDADDIVSFFPDLVWTIRDFYLSLEIDGQLMTADEYLENSLKIKKGSDQRTQTFNLPRLCIQKFFPTKKCFVFDTPTHQKKVSQLETLQDDELSLEFVQQVAEFSSHVFTKSKIKILPGGIKVNGPRLESLVLTYVNAINNGDLPCMDNAVLALAQRENAAAIKRALAHYDQLMGQKVQLPTDTLQELLGLHRASEREAIKIFTENSFKDEDQSFQKELKTLLDAKQNDICKQNEEVSSDRCSALLQDIFGPLEEAVKQGVYSKPGGHTLYLQKTEELKAKYHQQPRKGIQAKNALQKYLKSKESVSKAVLQTDQALTAKEKEMKEAHIKAEAAKAEAERLEAIRRQKQKMMEERERLHRQQIRQMEIDKANFQAQQQREQERRLQEEAQRLNLIHQAQIARFQAQIQQLQSTRPQPQPDPCLIL
- the LOC113176957 gene encoding guanylate-binding protein 5-like isoform X2, encoding MTSETYMPGPMCLIENMEGQLVVKQEALQILSAITQPMVVVAIVGLYRTGKSYLMNQLAGKKQGFSVGSTVQSHTKGIWMWCVPHPEKPGHTLVLLDTEGLGDVEKDDDKNDTQIFALAILLSSIFVYNTMNKIDQGAIDLLHNVTELTDLLRARKSLDLGDKDADDIVSFFPDLVWTIRDFYLSLEIDGQLMTADEYLENSLKIKKGSDQRTQTFNLPRLCIQKFFPTKKCFVFDTPTHQKKVSQLETLQDDELSLEFVQQVAEFSSHVFTKSKIKILPGGIKVNGPRLESLVLTYVNAINNGDLPCMDNAVLALAQRENAAAIKRALAHYDQLMGQKVQLPTDTLQELLGLHRASEREAIKIFTENSFKDEDQSFQKELKTLLDAKQNDICKQNEEVSSDRCSALLQDIFGPLEEAVKQGVYSKPGGHTLYLQKTEELKAKYHQQPRKGIQAKNALQKYLKSKESVSKAVLQTDQALTAKEKEMKEAHIKAEAAKAEAERLEAIRRQKQKMMEERERLHRQQIRQMEIDKANFQAQQQREQERRLQEEAQRLNLIHQAQIARFQAQIQQLQSTRPQPQPDPCLIL